Proteins encoded by one window of Micromonospora coxensis:
- a CDS encoding ABC transporter ATP-binding protein: protein MTLAYERRVVAEGLTVDVPDGSFTVVIGPNACGKSTLLRALARTLRPRAGTVLLDGRDIHSLPSRAVARTLGLLPQSSVAPDGITVADLVARGRYPHQGLLRQWSAEDERVVAESMADTGVADLADRPVDELSGGQRQRVWIAMALAQRTPLLLLDEPTTWLDIAHQVEVLDLCARLHEQGRTLVAVLHDLHQAARYATHLIAMRDGRVVAEGDPREVVTVELVREVFGLPCRIVPDPETGTPLVVPVARPSTARVPGPRP, encoded by the coding sequence CTGACCCTGGCCTACGAGCGGCGGGTCGTCGCCGAGGGGCTGACGGTGGACGTGCCGGACGGCTCGTTCACCGTGGTGATCGGGCCGAACGCCTGCGGCAAGTCGACCCTGCTGCGCGCCCTGGCCCGTACGCTGCGCCCCCGCGCCGGGACGGTGCTGCTGGACGGGCGGGACATCCACTCCCTGCCGTCGCGCGCGGTGGCCCGTACCCTCGGGCTGCTGCCGCAGTCGTCGGTCGCGCCGGACGGCATCACGGTGGCCGACCTGGTGGCCCGGGGCCGGTACCCGCACCAGGGGCTGCTGCGCCAGTGGTCGGCCGAGGACGAGCGGGTGGTGGCCGAGTCGATGGCCGACACCGGCGTCGCCGACCTGGCCGACCGACCGGTCGACGAACTCTCCGGGGGGCAGCGGCAGCGGGTCTGGATCGCCATGGCGCTGGCCCAGCGCACCCCGCTGCTGCTGCTCGACGAGCCGACCACCTGGCTGGACATCGCCCACCAGGTCGAGGTGCTGGACCTCTGCGCCCGGCTGCACGAACAGGGCCGCACGCTGGTGGCGGTGCTGCACGACCTGCACCAGGCGGCCCGCTACGCCACCCACCTGATCGCCATGCGCGACGGCCGGGTGGTGGCCGAGGGCGACCCGCGTGAGGTGGTCACCGTCGAGCTGGTGCGGGAGGTGTTCGGGCTGCCCTGCCGCATCGTCCCCGACCCGGAGACCGGCACCCCGCTGGTCGTCCCCGTCGCCCGCCCGTCGACCGCCCGGGTGCCCGGGCCACGCCCGTGA
- a CDS encoding BON domain-containing protein has product MVMPWPLPDDSWFRAEPQPPVSGGDDAWLATEVTYRIVGGAGPRARRVSVTVQNRVAILTGSVRDPSTRQLAGELAWLVPGVADVCNSIRVRVR; this is encoded by the coding sequence ATGGTGATGCCCTGGCCGCTGCCCGACGACAGCTGGTTCCGAGCCGAACCGCAGCCGCCCGTGTCGGGCGGGGACGACGCGTGGCTGGCCACCGAGGTCACGTACCGGATCGTCGGCGGCGCTGGGCCTCGGGCCCGGCGCGTCTCGGTCACCGTGCAGAACCGGGTGGCCATCCTCACCGGCAGCGTGCGCGACCCGTCCACCCGGCAACTCGCCGGTGAGCTGGCCTGGCTGGTCCCCGGCGTGGCCGACGTCTGCAACAGCATCCGGGTGCGCGTCCGCTGA
- a CDS encoding sensor histidine kinase: MRRLGLRARVTAAFAVGALLLSALMALVSYELVRRSLLEERERTAVRAAYFDAAVVRTGLDTDRPDVYEVLRSLDTGGSRRALVHREGRWYARTADEGPSAAVPAGLVAMVAAGEPAVQRVRVDGQPALLVGLPLSESTGYYEITSLRELEQTIQVLALALTVVAMTVAGSGAALGWYATRHGLRPLTAVADAAEKIAAGDVTARLAPGTDPDLARLSTSFNRMVDQVAERIERDRRFAADVSHELRSPLQTLSAAASVLARRREHLDERTATAAGLVVDEVTRFEHLVDDLIELARSDRPAQREPVDVVALARRVCRAQALPESLVRPEPAATALWSVDPRRVEQVLVNLLDNAVRYGGGPVAVRLSRAGGSGVVEVDDAGPGVPPADREVVFDRFVRGRAAHARAGGDGTGLGLALVAQHAAAHGGRAAVGDRPGGGARFRVELPGALP, translated from the coding sequence ATGAGGCGTCTCGGCCTGCGGGCCCGGGTCACCGCCGCGTTCGCCGTGGGCGCTCTGCTGCTGTCGGCGCTGATGGCCCTGGTCTCGTACGAACTGGTCCGGCGCTCGCTGCTGGAGGAGCGGGAACGCACCGCGGTGCGGGCGGCGTACTTCGACGCGGCCGTGGTGCGCACCGGCCTGGACACCGACCGGCCCGACGTGTACGAGGTGCTGCGGTCGCTGGACACCGGCGGCAGCCGCCGGGCCCTGGTGCACCGCGAGGGGCGGTGGTACGCGCGCACCGCCGACGAGGGCCCGTCCGCGGCGGTGCCGGCGGGGCTGGTGGCGATGGTGGCCGCGGGCGAGCCGGCGGTGCAGCGGGTACGGGTCGACGGCCAGCCGGCGCTGCTGGTCGGGCTGCCGCTGTCGGAGTCGACCGGCTACTACGAGATCACCTCGCTGCGGGAGTTGGAGCAGACCATCCAGGTGCTGGCGCTGGCGCTGACCGTCGTGGCGATGACCGTGGCCGGTTCCGGGGCGGCGCTCGGTTGGTACGCCACCCGGCACGGCCTGCGGCCGTTGACCGCGGTCGCCGACGCGGCGGAGAAGATCGCCGCCGGGGACGTGACGGCGCGGCTGGCGCCGGGCACCGACCCCGACCTGGCCCGCCTCTCCACCTCGTTCAACCGGATGGTGGACCAGGTCGCGGAGCGCATCGAGCGGGACCGCCGGTTCGCCGCGGACGTCAGCCACGAGCTGCGCTCGCCGTTGCAGACCCTCTCCGCCGCGGCGAGCGTGCTCGCCCGCCGTCGGGAGCACCTCGACGAGCGCACGGCGACCGCCGCCGGGCTGGTCGTCGACGAGGTGACCCGATTCGAGCACCTGGTCGACGACCTGATCGAGCTGGCCCGCAGCGACCGGCCGGCGCAGCGGGAGCCGGTGGACGTGGTGGCCCTGGCCCGCCGGGTGTGCCGCGCGCAGGCGCTGCCGGAGTCGCTGGTCCGTCCGGAGCCCGCGGCCACCGCGCTCTGGTCGGTCGACCCGCGCCGGGTCGAGCAGGTGCTGGTCAACCTCCTCGACAACGCGGTGCGCTACGGCGGTGGCCCGGTCGCGGTGCGGCTGTCCCGTGCCGGCGGGTCCGGGGTGGTGGAGGTCGACGACGCCGGCCCGGGCGTGCCACCGGCCGACCGGGAGGTGGTCTTCGACCGGTTCGTCCGGGGCCGCGCGGCGCACGCCCGCGCCGGTGGGGACGGCACCGGGCTCGGTCTGGCGCTGGTCGCCCAGCACGCCGCCGCACACGGTGGCCGGGCGGCGGTGGGGGACCGGCCCGGTGGCGGCGCGCGGTTCCGGGTCGAGCTGCCGGGGGCCCTGCCGTGA
- a CDS encoding FUSC family protein, translated as MARGRRWAGTAAGRLRQGWVPALEAAVAATIAWVVAARLIGHPDPFFAPSAALIVLGEARGKRVRQSVEMVLGVAAGVLAADLAVQALPTGTGTLFLVLLLTIALMVGAGASSTLTVQAAISALYLVVVAAPQGTMVPFRFVDALIGGAVALAASQLMVGRDPLAPLIAEARRTYGDLAELLTRLDDALCRCDEEAARAALERAREVDGCVDRFRTAVQACTESLRLRVRKRRHLGQVEEVEATCRQLDYAVRNIRVLARNGVTLTRLHTATPPELGAALRALGQAVRAAADALSTDLGGRSDADRHARRADEHAMEAVRIAAGLLRTDPPLPVVMIVGQIRATAIDLLRGVGVDDAAVLGRVDQALGLPCG; from the coding sequence ATGGCACGCGGGCGACGGTGGGCGGGGACGGCGGCCGGCCGGTTACGGCAGGGCTGGGTGCCGGCGCTGGAGGCGGCGGTCGCCGCGACGATCGCCTGGGTGGTGGCGGCCCGGCTGATCGGTCACCCCGATCCGTTCTTCGCGCCGAGCGCCGCGCTCATCGTGCTCGGCGAGGCGCGCGGCAAGCGGGTACGCCAGAGCGTCGAGATGGTGCTCGGGGTGGCCGCCGGGGTGCTCGCCGCCGACCTGGCGGTGCAGGCGCTGCCCACCGGCACCGGCACGCTCTTCCTCGTCCTGCTGCTGACCATCGCCCTGATGGTCGGCGCCGGGGCGAGCAGCACGCTGACCGTGCAGGCCGCGATCTCCGCGCTCTACCTGGTGGTGGTGGCCGCGCCGCAGGGCACGATGGTGCCGTTCCGCTTCGTCGACGCGCTGATCGGCGGCGCGGTGGCGCTGGCCGCGAGCCAGCTCATGGTGGGCCGCGACCCGCTCGCCCCGCTGATCGCCGAGGCCCGCCGCACCTACGGCGACCTGGCCGAACTGCTCACCCGGCTGGACGACGCGCTGTGCCGCTGCGACGAGGAGGCCGCGCGGGCGGCGCTGGAGCGGGCCCGCGAGGTGGACGGGTGCGTGGACCGGTTCCGCACCGCCGTGCAGGCCTGCACCGAGTCGCTGCGGCTGCGGGTGCGCAAGCGCCGCCACCTCGGCCAGGTGGAGGAGGTCGAGGCGACCTGCCGCCAACTCGACTACGCCGTACGCAACATCCGGGTGCTGGCCCGCAACGGGGTGACCCTGACCCGGCTGCACACCGCGACCCCGCCGGAGCTGGGGGCCGCGCTGCGGGCGCTCGGGCAGGCGGTCCGCGCCGCCGCCGACGCCCTCTCCACCGACCTGGGCGGACGCTCCGACGCCGACCGGCACGCCCGGCGGGCCGACGAGCACGCCATGGAGGCGGTCCGGATCGCCGCCGGGCTGCTGCGCACCGACCCGCCGCTGCCGGTGGTGATGATCGTGGGCCAGATCCGGGCCACCGCCATCGACCTGCTGCGCGGCGTCGGCGTGGACGACGCGGCGGTGCTGGGCCGGGTCGACCAGGCCCTGGGCCTGCCCTGCGGCTGA
- a CDS encoding GerMN domain-containing protein translates to MTGSAAAGRRWRRASALLALLALGTAGCGVPAEDRPRAVRPPAGVGLPSVAAASPAAGRVAQPLCLVRDDRLVRVVRQVDVAGDVDLHLRRLLAGASAAERETGLGSALPGAVGVTGARLVDGRAEVVVAPPADESGRADEVLAYGQVVCTLDARDDVSGVSFVRDGRPLGVPRADGSLSPGPLTAADYAALTVPS, encoded by the coding sequence GTGACCGGGTCCGCCGCCGCCGGCCGCCGGTGGCGGAGGGCGTCCGCCCTGCTCGCGCTGCTGGCGCTGGGCACGGCCGGGTGCGGGGTGCCCGCCGAGGACCGGCCCCGTGCGGTCCGCCCGCCGGCGGGCGTGGGCCTGCCGTCGGTGGCGGCGGCGAGCCCGGCGGCCGGTCGGGTGGCGCAGCCGCTCTGCCTGGTCCGCGACGACCGGCTGGTCCGGGTGGTCCGTCAGGTCGACGTGGCCGGCGACGTCGACCTGCACCTGCGCCGGCTGTTGGCCGGGGCCTCGGCGGCCGAGCGGGAGACCGGGCTGGGCAGCGCCCTGCCCGGGGCGGTCGGCGTCACCGGGGCCCGGCTGGTGGACGGGCGGGCCGAGGTGGTGGTCGCCCCGCCGGCGGACGAGTCCGGCCGCGCCGACGAGGTGCTGGCGTACGGGCAGGTCGTCTGCACGTTGGACGCCCGCGACGACGTCAGCGGGGTGTCGTTCGTCCGGGACGGACGGCCGTTGGGGGTGCCCCGGGCCGACGGTTCGCTCTCCCCGGGCCCGCTGACCGCCGCCGACTACGCCGCCCTCACCGTCCCGAGCTGA
- a CDS encoding response regulator transcription factor, protein MAGVLVIEDDDRIRLALLLALEDEGYVVRGAATAEEGLRAQRQDPADQVLVDLMLPGLDGFECIRQLRRDDDVPIVVVSARDDTHDIVAALEAGADDYVVKPVAIKELSARLRALRRRARTAAAPVPVYAFGDLEISPEEGEVRRDGRPVPVTRTEFRLLCELAEHAGRVLSRQQLLSRVWGYDTGDERLVDVHVGRLRQKIEADPANPRHLVTLRGLGYKLQR, encoded by the coding sequence ATGGCGGGCGTGCTGGTGATCGAGGACGACGACCGGATCCGTCTGGCGCTGCTGCTGGCCCTGGAGGACGAGGGCTACGTGGTGCGCGGGGCGGCCACCGCGGAGGAGGGGCTGCGCGCGCAGCGGCAGGACCCGGCCGACCAGGTCCTGGTCGACCTGATGCTGCCCGGCCTGGACGGCTTCGAGTGCATCCGGCAGCTGCGCCGCGACGACGACGTGCCGATCGTGGTGGTCAGCGCCCGGGACGACACCCACGACATCGTCGCCGCGCTGGAGGCCGGCGCCGACGACTACGTGGTCAAGCCGGTGGCGATCAAGGAGCTGTCGGCGCGGTTGCGCGCGCTGCGCCGCCGGGCCCGCACCGCCGCCGCGCCGGTGCCGGTGTACGCCTTCGGCGATCTGGAGATCAGCCCGGAGGAGGGCGAGGTACGCCGGGACGGCCGCCCGGTGCCGGTCACCCGCACCGAGTTCCGGCTGCTGTGCGAGCTGGCCGAGCACGCCGGCCGGGTGCTGTCCCGCCAGCAGTTGCTCAGCCGGGTCTGGGGGTACGACACCGGCGACGAGCGGCTGGTCGACGTGCACGTCGGTCGGTTGCGGCAGAAGATCGAGGCCGACCCGGCCAACCCGCGGCACCTGGTGACGCTGCGCGGTCTCGGCTACAAGCTGCAACGATGA
- a CDS encoding GlsB/YeaQ/YmgE family stress response membrane protein, translated as MTVTSIVGAVVVGLVVGGLGRLVIPGRRRIPVWLTAAAGLVAALFGLIVARLAGIDTDGPRLLPLVVQVGLAGLGVALVAGTAGGSRSER; from the coding sequence ATGACCGTCACCAGCATCGTCGGCGCCGTCGTCGTCGGCCTCGTCGTCGGCGGACTCGGCCGGCTCGTCATCCCCGGCCGGCGGCGGATACCGGTCTGGTTGACGGCGGCGGCCGGGCTGGTGGCCGCGCTGTTCGGCCTCATCGTCGCCCGGCTGGCCGGCATCGACACCGACGGTCCCCGCCTGCTCCCCCTGGTCGTCCAGGTCGGTCTCGCCGGTCTCGGCGTCGCGCTCGTCGCGGGCACCGCCGGGGGATCCCGATCAGAGCGTTGA